The Nocardia sp. NBC_01503 sequence AAATCCGGTCGGCGGTCGAGGATTTCGGGTGACCACAGGGTGCGCGCCACCTCGGTGGGCACGGCGGAGACGAAGTAGTCGGCCTCGACCTGCCGGGCCGCGCCGGAGCCGTCCACAATGCGCGCGGCGGTGATACGGCCGTCGGCGATATCGAGTCCGCGCACCGCGCCGGTCGCGAATTTCACGCCCAGGTCACGCAGTCGCGCGACCCACGGATCGATCCACGCCTCATTGGTCGCGCCGTTCAAAAGCCGGTCCAGCGCACCGTCATTCGCGACCTCGAGCGGATTGCCGAGGAACTGCTCCCCCATATTGCCGATGGTCAGGGTGCTGGCCAGATCATCCTTGGCCGCCACCAACAGCGTGGTCAGCGTGCGCGAGAGCAGCATCCGGAATTCGGTGGAGCGACGGCCCGCGCCGACATAGTCACGCCAGGACACCTTGTCCCACTGGCCGTAACGGCGGGCATCGCAGCTGGTGTTGAAGACCAGCAGGCGATTGGCGAAGTAAAGCGCGTCCAATTGAGACATCTTGGTGCTGGTGGCAATCGCCGAACCGACCGTTTCACGAAAGTCGTCGGGGGTGGCCCAGATACGGCCCGCGCGCCCCAGCGGCAGGATCACATCATCGGCATTGCGCCGGGAGAAGCGGGCCTCGGGTGCGGCGACCAGATTGTCCCAGACCCCATTGGCATTGCCCGCGAACGGGATTCGACGCATGGTATCGGGAATGTGGCGGTAGAAACCGGGGAAGAAGCGGAAACCGTGCTCGCCCATCAATTCCGGGCGGCCGTCGCGACCGGTGCCCGGTACCGGAATACTGCGGGCTTTGCCGCCCAGTGCCCGGCGCTCGTAAACGGTCACATCGAAGCCGCGCTCGGCCAGTTCGTGCGCGGCGGTGAGTCCGGCGACACCGCCGCCGAGCACCACCACGCTGCGGCCCGGATCGGCCGATGCGGGCGTGGGTCGCAGGGTCGCGGCCGTGCCCGCCAGAGCACCCGCCGCGACCGCTCCACGCAGCACCGTTCGCCGCGTGACGGACAAACGCTGTCCCGTCATTCCCTACCTCCCACGCCTGGGGGAATCCTAGGCAGCGGGAACCAGCCGTGGGTCCGTAGGGTGCCATTTTCCGGACCTCGCGTCGATCTTTGATGTGTGTATGCCGACCGTTCGCTATACCTCGGCGAGGCGCGGAGCCGATTTCGCCGGAGTCAGACGAGGTGACGGGCCCGCCACCGGCTCCGGCGCGGCATTCGCAGACTTCGCAGCCCGCGCCGACGTGGCGGTGAACGCACCGGCGATCACAATGGCCGCACCGAGCAGGGAGATGGCCGACGGCCGCTCATGCAGGAACGCCCAGGAGGCCGCGATACCGACCACCGGCACCATGAGCGACAGCGGTGCGACCGTGCCCGCCGGATAGCGACTCATCAGATATGTCCACAGACCCGAACCGGCGATGGTGCCCAGCAGCACGATGTAGGCGAGCGCGGCATAGGCGGGCCAGCCGCTCGCCGAGAACGAGTCGGCCAGATCCCGCAGACCGGTGGCCGGGCCCTCGGTGAGCGCGGAGAGCGCGAACATGGGCAGCGGCGGAACCACCGTCATCCACAGGGTCAGGTGCAGGGGGTTGACCCCTTCGGCGGGCGCCGCGGCCATGCGGGATCCGAGATTGCCGAAGGCCCAGCCCAGTCCGGCCAGCAGCGTCAGGATCAGGGGCAGCAGTGCCGCCTGATGTGAGCGATCCCAGCCGATCACCGCCATACCGGCCATGGCGACGGCGATGCCGAGCAGCTGGATTCCGCGCAATCGCTCGCGCAGGAACACCGCACCCAACAGCACCGTGAACGGCGCGGAGGACTGCAGCACCAGCGAGGAGAGCCCGGTCGGCATCCCGGCTCGCATGGCACTGAACAGGAAGGCGAACTGCAGAATCCCGAAGCCGACGCCGTACAGCAGCAGCCACCGCCACGGCACCCGCGGTCGCGGCACGAAGATCAGCACCGGCACCGCGATCACCGCGAAGCGCAGTGCGGCGAAGAAGAAGGGTTGGAAGTGGTCGAGCCCGACCCGAATGGCGAGGAAGTTCAGCCCCCACAGCACCACAACAGCCAGGCCGAGCAGCCGATCACGATTGGTCATGAGGCAAATATGCGGGTGTCGATAGATAAGAACAATCGAATAAATCTGCACCAACGATGTAGTAGAACTTACCTATGCCCCACCCGGAAGACCCGGACACCACCCCACCCCGCACCGTCCCGCGACCCCGACGCATCGCACCGAGCCCGATGGGTCCCCGGCATCTTCCACCGAGCCAGGATTCGAGGACAGAGCGGGACGGTGGCCCACTCATGTCGGTCGAGCGATTGCGCGTGCTGCGCGAACTCGCGGATCGAGGGACCGTCGCCGCCGTGGCCGAAGCGCTGTCGATGACACCCTCCGCGGTATCCCAGCAACTGAAGGTGCTCGCCCGCGAAGCCGGGGTGGCACTGCTGGAACCGGACGGGCGCCGGGTGCGGTTGACCGATGCGGGGCGAGCACTGGTGGTGCGGGCCGATGAGGTGCTGGCGGCCATGGAGAAGGCGGCCGCCGAGATGGCCTCGTACCGGGGATCACCGCGCGGACAGGTACGGGTGGCGTTGTTCCCTTCCGGGGCGGCACTGCTACTGCCCCACGTCCTCGCCGAGTTGGCCGGGACCGGGGTGGAGATGATCGCGGCCGACGAGGATGTGCCACCGGTGGAGGTGCCACGGCTGCTCGCCGATTACGACGTGGTGCTGACGCATCGGGATGAGCGGTCCGCCTCCATCGGCGGGGCGCGGGTGGCCTCGCGGGTCCTCATGCGGGAGCCCATCGACGTGGTGGTGGGACCCGAGCATCGGCTGGCCGAGCACGGCGCGGTGGTACCCGCCGAACTGTCCGATGAGACCTGGCTGAGCGTGCGCGGCGGATTCCCGGTGGATGACGTACTGCGCTCGATCGCCACCGTTACCGGAGTGCAGCCGCGAATCGCCCAGCGGCTCAACGACTTCACCGTGATCGAGGCGCTGGTCGCCTCCGGCTACGGCATCGCGCTGATGCCCCGGTACGCGGTCCGGCACGCCGAGGTGGTGATGCTGCGACTGGCGGGGGTGCGCGCCGCGCGGCTCTACGACCTGGCCACGCGCCCGCATGCCGAGAAGCGCCCCGCCGTAGCCACCGTCCTGGCCGCGTTCGAACGAGCCGCACGCCGCGCCACGCGCTAGCAAAGCTCTCTTGACTTGGAGCGCACTCCAGGTCATAGCGTGAGCGCATGAGCATTCGTCTCGGATATCAGATGCCCAACTTCAGCTACGGGGTACCGCCGCGCGAGCTGTTCGCGGCCGTCACCGCGCAGGTGCGCGAGGCCGAGGCGGCGGGCTTCGACGCCGCCTTCGTCATGGACCACTTCTACCAGCTGCCGCTGCTCGGCACCCCGGACCAGCCCATGCTGGAGGCGTATACCGCGCTCTCCGGGTTGGCCGCGGCGACCTCACGAATTCAGTTGTCCGCCTTGGTAACCGGTAACACCTACCGCAATCCGGCGCTCACCGCCAAGACCGTCACCACCCTGGATGTGGTGAGCGCCGGGCGCGCCGTCCTCGGTATCGGAGCGGGCTGGTTCGAGCTCGAACACCAGGCGTATGGCTTCGAATTCGGTACCTTCACAGAGCGTTTCGAGCGCCTCGAGGAGGCCCTTCAGATCATCACGCCGATGCTGCGCGGACAGCACTCCACCTTCGATGGACGCTGGTACCACACGAAGGACGCCATGAACGAGCCGCGCGTGCGCGATGATCTGCCGATCATGCTCGGCGGCGGCGGTGAGAAGAAGACGTTCGCGCTGGCCGCGCGGTTCGCCGACCATCTCAATATCATCTGCAACGCCTCCGAACTGCCGCGCAAGCTGGACGCGCTGCATGCGCGCCTGGACGAGGCGGGCCGCGATCGCGCGACACTGGAGACCAGCTTCCTGGCCTTCGTCATTGTCGACGAGGATGGCGACCGAGCACGCAAGGTGCAGGCGGATCTACTTGCACGGCAAGGGATTACGGATCTTTCGGCGCTGCCGGTGGAGGCGCTGCGGCAGACTCCGGCGGACCGGCAGTTCGTGGGCACACCCGATGAGGTGGCCGAGCAGTTGCGGTCCCGCGTCCTCGATCACGGTATCGACGGACTCATCGTCAATCTCGTCACCAATGGGCATGAGCCGGGCACCGTGGAGTTGGCCGGGCGGGCGCTGGCTCCGCTCGTGCGCGACTGAGGCGTTGAACGCGAATGCCCTGCGGTGGTCTCCGCGGGGCATTCGTTGGCCATCAGGCGTTTTCGGCTAATGCTGGCGCGGTTGGAAGCCCTGCTGGGCCGCGTGATAGCCGAAATCGTCGGCGACCATGGCGGCCAACTCCAGCAGAGCGCGCCGGGTCGGCTTGGAGACCAGTTCGAGGTCGATCTCCGCGCCCTCGGCCAGATGATCGTCGAACGGCACCACCTGCACCGCGCGGGTGCGGTCCAGGAAGAGCTTGCGCAGCTGATCCAGGTCCACGGTGGAGGAACCCTTGCGAGAAGCGTTGACCACCACCACGGTTCGCTCCACCAGCTTGTGATAGCCGTGATGATCGAGCCAGTCCAGCGTGGCCGAGGCACTGCGCGCACCGTCGATGGCGGGTGAGGTGACCAGCACCAGTGAGCTCGCCATATCCAGCACACCGGACATGGCCGAGTGCATCAGACCGGTACCGCAGTCGGTGAGGATGATGTTGTAGAACTGCTGCAGGATTCCGATCGCCTTACGGTAATCGGCCTCGCTGAACGCCTCCGACACCGCCGGATCCTGTTCGCTCGCAAGCACTTCCAGGCGGCTCGGCGCCTGGGAGGTATGCGCGCGCACATCGGAGTAGCGGGTGATGTGGCTGTCCTCCAACAGGTTTCGCACCGTGGAGCGGGTCTGCCGCGGCACCCGATGGGCGAGGGTGCCCAGGTCGGGATTGGCGTCGATGGCAATGACCCGGTCACCGCGCTCGGAGGCGAAGGTGGAGCCCAAACCGACAGTGGTGGTGGTCTTTCCGACACCGCCCTTGAGCGAGAGGATGGCGATTCGGTAGTCACCGCGCACCGGCTGATTCACCCGATCCACCAGCTGCGCGTGCATCAGATCCGCGGGCGACTCACCCGGGTTGATCACACCGCCGGACGCCTTGTGCACGGCGCGCCGCCAACCGCTGCGGGGCGCGCGGCGGGCCCGGCGCAACAGGTTCAGATCATTGACCGAATGTCCGGGCGGGGGCTGCTGCTGGAAACCGCCCTGCTGCTGTGGAAAACCCTGCGGCGGCTGGCCGTTCCAGCCCTGCGGCGCGAAGCCTGGCTGCTGCATCGGCTGCTGCGGAGGCTGGGCTGGCGGCGGAGACCAGCTGTAGATCGGCCCGCCGGGCTGATCATTGGCGGGGGCGAACTGACCGGGCTGCCCGAACTGACCGGGCGCACCACCCGGCTCCTGCGGACCGGGCTGGCCGGGCTGATCGGGAAACACTCGGCGAACCATGCCGTCGCTGCCGATTTCCTGCCGGATCTCGCCGTACGGGGTCTCGTCGCGCACCTCGCCGTAGGGGCCGTCCTGGCCCGGAAACGCGCCCGGCGCACCGGGATTCGGCGGCGGCGCGAACTGGCCGGAGTCCGGCGCGGGATAGTTGCCGGGCGGCGGAAAACCCTGCTGACCGTTCTGGAACGGCGCACCCGGGAACGGGCCCTGCCCGTCGAACGGTCCGTTCGGACCGCCCTGGGGCGGAGCACCATACGGGCCCGCGGGCGGGAAACCACCCGGTGCGAAGGGATCCGGCCCCTGACCGTACGGCCCCGCGCCTTCGGGCTGGAAGACGGTGGTCTGCTCGATCGAGTCCGGTACCGGCGGGAAGAACCCGGCCCCCTGCTCACCCTCGCCATTGGCCTCGGCGGCCTGGTCCGACTCCGGTGCGCCCTCGCCGGACGAGGGTCGCTCGTCCTTGATGTCGTCGGCGTCCACCGGCAGCCCGGCCGCGGCCTGCGAGGTCGAATTCTGATCGTTCGTAGTCACGTGTCCCCCATCTGCTCGACAGCTCGAACAGAGAGCTCGGCGCTAATGCAGCCCCAACGCTAGCATTCCCGACGCTCTCCTACCCTGGCCTGGTAAACCCCCGCACCTTGCGGCAACTGCACCGCTACCGGATGTTCACCACCCCCGAAGACGAGAACCCGCCCCGGACAACCGGAGCGGGCTCATCGAGGGATCTGTCAGTTGGCGCGCGCCGCTCGGTTGACCGCGGAGACAACCGCCCGCAGCGAGGCCGTGGTGATCGAGGTGGCGATGCCCACGCCCCAGGTCACCTTGTCGCCGATGGCGCACTCCACGTAGGCGGCGGCCTGCGCGTCGTCACCGGAGGACATGGCGTGCTCGCTGTAGTCCAGCACCCGCACGTCGTAGCCGATGGTGGCCAGCGCGTCCACGAAGGAGGCGAGCGGACCATTGCCCTCGCCGGAGACAGCCTGTTCGACGCCGTCCACCTTGACCACGGCCTCGATATGGTCGACGCCGCCGTCCAGTTCGGAGGCGGTGACCTTCTGCCGGATGCGCTCCAGCGGCACGATCGGGGTCAGGTACTCCTCGGAGAAGACATCCCACATCTCCTTCGGAGTGACCTCGCCGCCCTCACCGTCGGTGATCTTCTGCACCGCCTGCGAGAACTCGATCTGCAGCCGGCGCGGCAGCACCAGCCCGTGATCGGTCTTCATGATGTAGGCGACGCCGCCCTTACCGGACTGCGAATTCACCCGGATGACCGCCTCGTAGGTGCGGCCGACATCCTTCGGATCGATGGGCAGGTACGGGACCGCCCAGGTCATATCGGCCACATCGGAATCCGCGGCGTCGGCCGCGGCCTTCATGGCGTCCAGGCCCTTGTTGATGGCGTCCTGATGCGAACCCGAGAAAGCGGTGTAGACCAGATCGCCGCCGTACGGATGACGCTCGGCGACGGGCAGCTGGTTGCAGTACTCGACCGTGCGGCGGATCTCGTCGATATTGGAGAAGTCGATCTGCGGATCCACACCGCGCGAGAACAGATTCATGCCCAGGGTCACCAGGCAGACATTGCCGGTGCGCTCACCATTGCCGAACAGGCAGCCCTCGATGCGATCCGCACCGGCCTGGTAGCCCAGTTCCGCGGCGGCCACCGCGGTGCCGCGGTCATTGTGCGGATGCAGCGACAGCACGATGGAATCGCGGCGGGCCAGATTGCGGCTCATCCACTCGATGGAGTCGGCGTAGACATTCGGGGTCGCCATCTCCACGGTCGCGGGCAGGTTGATGATCAGCGGCTTGTCCGGCGTCGGCGCGATGATCGCGGAGACGGCGTCGCAGACGTCCAGCGCGTAGTCCAACTCGGTGCCGGTGTACGACTCCGGGCTGTACTCGTAGCGCCAGTTGGTGTCCGGGTACTTCTTCTCGATCTCCAGGCACAGCGTGGCGGCGTCGGTGGCGATCTTCTTGACGGCCTCGCGGTCCGCGCGGAACACCACGCGGCGCTGCAGGATCGAGGTCGAGTTGTAGAAGTGCACGATGGCATGGGGTGCGCCCGCGCACGCCTCGAAGGTGCGCTCGATCAGCTCGGGCCGGGACTGGGTCAGCACCTGGATGGTGACATCGTCCGGAATCGCGCCGTCCTCGATGATCTCGCGAACGAAGTCGAAATCGGTCTGGCTGGCGGCCGGGAAGCCGACCTCGATCTCCTTGTAGCCCATCCGCACCAGCAGGTCGAACATGCGGCGCTTGCGGGCCGGGCTCATCGGATCGATCAGGGCCTGATTGCCGTCCCGCAGATCCACGGCGCACCACTGCGGGGCACGGTCGATGATCTTGTCCGGCCAGGTGCGGTCGGCCAGCGTGATGGGCTCGACCTCCTCGGCGAACGGCCGGTACCGGAAGGTCGGCATGGAGGAGTTCTTCTGCGTGTTCCAGGCGGGCTGATCCGCGGGAGCAGGCTTGGACGGCACGTTGATGGTGCGCGATCCGGATACAAAGGCATCAGCGGGTGACATGGCGATTTATCTCCGAGAGTGTGGCTGGATCCCAGGTATGGGGTAGACCGGCACGACGAACACCCGCGACGGGAGCCGGTCCGTATCAGACCCCGCCGCGGCGGCCGAGGAGAAGGCTTGCCCGCTGCATGATGATCACGAGTTTACAGCGTGGCAATGCGGTGCCGGAACCCAGGTGCGCCACTACCGTTCGGTAGCGGGCGAAGCGGCGCACAGTTCGTGGATGAAGCGCATCTTCTCCAAGACCGGGTCGGCCAGGACGAATGGATAGAGATCCGAGTGCCCCATCGAGCGATTGACCATGTTCAGGGACCAGGTCAGCGGTAGCCAGAGTTCGATTATGCGGTCGAAGCCGGAGCGGCCGAGTTGTGGGCGGTCCAGGGTCGCGCCCGCGGGGGCGAGGCCGAAGGCGGCGGCGGTGTCGAGGGTGTCGCGAATATGCAGGTAGTGGGCGAAGGTTTCGGCCCAATCCTCGGCCGGATGCATGGTGGCGTAGGAGGAGACGTGGTCGGACTCCCAGCCCGGCGGTGGGCCCTGGCGGTAGTGCTTGTCCAGGGCCTGCTGATAGTCGGCCACCGGATCGCCGAAAAGTGTTCGGGCACGGTCTGATTCGGATTCGCCGACCAGGACCGGGTAGTAGTAGTGGCCGATCTCGTGCCGGAAGTGGCCGAGCAGGGTGCGGTAGGGCTCGGCCATTTCGACGCGGAGCTGTTCGCGGTGCACGTCATCGCCCTCGGCCAGGTCCAGGGTGATGAGGCCGTTCTCGTGGCCGGTCATGACCTGGTGTTCGGCGCTGGCGAGCAGGTCGAAGGCCAGGCCCTGTTCGGTGTCGGTGCGCCGGTCGACAATCGGCAGGCCGAGTTCGGTGAGCTCCATGATCAGGCGGCGTTTGGCGGCTTCGGCCTCGGCGAAGGCGGGCAGCCATTTCCCGTCCTGATCGGACGGGCGGGTGCGGGTGAGGCGGCAGGATTCACACAGGCCCGATCCCTTGACCAGCCAATTACATTGCGCGACATGGCTGTTGTCGCAGAGCCGGAAGTGATTGGCGTCCAGCACACCGTCCGAGGTGTCATCGTCGCCGTCCCGGGCCAGCACCAGCAGTGCCCGGTCGGCGAGGCTGAAACCCAGTGCGCTGCCGCAGTTCAGGCAGAGCGAATTCTCGAAGGCCAATCGCTGACCGCATTGGGGACAGGCGAAATCGCGCATTGCCTCACACCTCGATCGGAGCGACGTCGACGGAGACGCGAATGCTGCTCTCCTTGGCGTCGGTGTAGATGATGCCGCGCATGGGGGGTACGTCGGCGTAGTCGCGGCCCCAGGCCGCGGTCACATAGCGTTCGTCGGCGAACTGATTGTTGGTGGGATCGAAGTCGACCCAGTGCCCGTCGGCCGTGCCGTCCGGCAACCACACCGCCGCCCAGGCGTGCGTGGCGTCCGCGCCGACCATGCGCTCGCGGCCGGGCGGTGGATCGGTGGCGAGATAGCCCGAGACATAGCGGGCGGCCAGCCCGAGCGAGCGCAGGCAGGCGATGGCCAGGCGGGCGAAGTCCTGGCAGACGCCGCGGCGGGCGGCGAAGACATCGGCGACCCGGGTGCTGACGGTGGTGGAGCCGGATTTGTAGGTGAAGTCGGTGTAGATGCGAGCGGTCAACTCCCGCACCGCCTCCAGCAGCGGGCGGCCGGGCGGGAAGGATTCGGCGGCATAGGCGGCGACCTCCGCGATGATCTCGGGCGGATTCAGGTCGAGGGTGAATTCCACTGCGAGCGGTCCGTTTTCGATGGCGGGGCGGGCCTTCTCCCAGGGGCCCGGCTCCGGAATCTCCGGCGGGTTCGTCACCTCCACCGTCGATTCACCGGTCACCTCCAGGCGGCGATGTTCGGCCGTGACATGGAAATACAGGGTGGTATTGCCGTACACATCGGTGCCGACCGAGCGATCCGACGGCACCGGATCCACCCGAATATCGTGCGCGAGCAGCCGCTGGCCGGGGAATTCACGCGGGGTCAGATAGGCGCGGCCGTAGGAGCTGGTGACTTCGTCCGAGTACACGTAGATCGTGCTGTGCAATACCCGATAGCGGCGCACCCTCAACCCACCACCCGGGTGGAGCCCCACAGCGGCTGGGTCTCACGCGGCACCGAAAGCCGTGTGGTCTCGAAGGATTCGGAGATCTTGCGCAGCCGCAGGTGTACGCCGTCGAGCAGTTCGGCGAGTTCGGTACGGCAACCGGTCGCGTCGGTGACCTCGAGATCGGCTGGATCGACGCGACGCAGCATGCGCTGGGCATCGGTCAAGAGTCGTTGTGGGCGTGAGGATCCGGAGGCGGCGGGCAGGGCGAGCAAGTCCTCCTCCAGGCGCTCGAGCTGGTAGGCCAGCGAACGCGGATTGCTGCGATCGAACAGCAGTAGGCTCGCCACGGCCGAGACGCGTACCGAATCACCTTGGCGGCGGCGATAACTCACCGCCGAGACGGTGGCCTGCAGCACCGCTTCGGTGACAACCCGGCCGATCGGGGCCGGATAGGTGTCGGTGAGCGCGGCCGCGAGCAGCGAGGTGAGCGCGAGACCGCGCTCCAGGCGGCGGCCGATATCCATGACATGCCAACCCGAATCGCGCACGGTGGATTCCGCGTCGATACCGGTGAGGGAGAGCAGCGCCGCCAAAGCCCGGGAATGCACCGCCGACAGCGCCGCGCCCCGATCGCCGCGGGCGGCGCGGTACTCCGAGAGGGCGCGGTCCACCGCACCCATGATCATCCAGGTATCGGGTGAAAGCTGGTCTCGCACAGCGCGCGCCGCCGTACCGTAGCGCTCGACGGCGAAGGCGAGGGAGCCCGACAGTTCGCGGTCCATGGTCAGGGAGACCAGGTAATCGTGTTCGCGACGGGACGCGCCGGGCAGTGCGATGGGCATGGTCGGCTGGTCGGAGTACTCGCGGCGGCGTTGGGCGGCGGCTATCTCCCGCTGCCGCTCCTCGGCCGAACTCGCCGACCAGCCGCCCTGGCTCTGGGACTGGCCGCCCGGACCTTGCGATTGACGCCGACCACCCGAGCCCTGACTTCGACCGGCCGAATCCTGTTGCGGCACCACGGTTTCTTCGGTCTGCACGGGCGCTCTTCGTGCGGGTGGCGGCGTGGTGCCCGTCATATGCCCCAGAGCGGCGATCAGGATCGGCATGGCCTCCGCTCCCTCCATCCAGGGCCGGTAGCGGTAGTCCTGGTACCGGTCGTGGGTGGCATCGAGCAGGCGGACGGTGGCCTCGGCGCGCTCGCCGTAGCGGCCCATCCAGAACAGGTCGTTGAGGACACGCGGGGAGCTGATGACATCCACGGCGGCCAGGGCGGGGGCGCGACGTTCGCGCTCCTCCGGAATCTCGACCGCCGGGGCGGCGGCGGGGGCGGCGCGGACCCAGATGTCCTTGGCGGCGGCCTCGCCGATCATGCCGTCGGGTCCGGTGCGCTGATGTAATTGGCCGAGTCCGCCTGCCATGACGCGGTATCCGACCCGGCCCGCGAGGGAGAACAGGCGGACGGCGACGGGCGCGGCGTCGAGATCACCGTTGGCGGCGACCGCGGGGGCCACCGAGAATCGGGCCGGTTCCTGGCCCACCCATTTCCAGCCCTCGGCGGTAATGCGTGCACGCCATTCGGCGCACTGCGCGCGGGTCAGCAGTGGTCCGAAGACGGTGACCGTATCGTCGAGGGTGGAGCGCAGCATCAGCCGGTGCAGATTGCCGACCAGGTGTGAGCGCTGGGAATCATCTCCGCCCCAATATGTTTCGACACTCGGGAGCTTCAGGTCCTGATCCAGCAGGGCGCGCGACAGCTCCGGCAGGAACGCCCCCAGCGCTGGGCTCTCCAATAGTCCGCTGCCCAGCGTATTGACCACCGTCACCGCGCCCCGGCGCAGCACCTCGACCAGTCCGACCACCCCCAAGCGCGAATCCGGGCGCAGATCCAGGGGATCGGAGAATTCGGCGTCGACGCGGCGCAGCACCACATCCACCTGTTTGAGCGTGCCGAGCGAACGCATCCACAGCCGTCCGTCCCGCACCACCAGATCGGCGTTCTCCACCAGCGGGAAGCCCAGCACCGATGCGAGATACGCCTGATCGAAGGCGGTTTCGGATTGCGGTCCCGGGCTGAGTACGACGACCATCGGCTCCTCATCGGCGGCATGCGGGGCCGCCTCGACCAGCATGAGCCGCATGGCGCGCACGAAGGGATTCAGCGGCAGCGGGCTGGCCAGTTCGAAGGCCTCGGGAATCGCGGCCGAGACCACGCGCCGGTCGGCGAGCGCGTAGCCGGCGCCCGACGGTGCCTGCGCCCAATCCGCGAGCACCCGGAATCCGCCATCGCTCCAGCGGCTGATATCGCAGGCGTGCAGGAACAGCTGATGCCGTCCGGGCAGCGAAATACCGTGTGCGGCACGCACGTAGCCCCGGTGGCCGAAGACGATCTGCGGTGGCAGCAGCCCCGCGGTGAGGGTGCGGCGCGGGCCGTACACATCGGTGAGGATGGCGTCCAACAGGCGAGACCGCTGGACGAGGCCCGCCTCCAGGTCCTTCCAGTGGGCGGCGTCCAGCAGCAGCGGAATCGGATCGAGACGCCAAAGTCGCGGCGGTGCGGGTTCATTCGCGACGCTGCCGAGTTCGGTGTAGGTGATGGCATCGTCCTCGATGAGACGGCGCACCCGCGAATCCAGGGCGTGCAGACCGTCGCGGCCCAACTCCAGGAATTCGGTGGAGAGCTCGGCCCAGCTGGGGCGCAAGCCGCCGCCACCGTTCACCAGTTCGTCGTAGTAGCCGTCGGTGGGCAGCCCGACCGCGTCGAAGGAGCCCGTATCGGCCGCTGCCGCACGGTATTTCGCGTACTCGCCGGGTGCCGTCGTGTCGAACACTGTCACCGTCACCACTTTCGGGCGTATGCCTACCGGTCGCCGGCGCCCCACACCGTGCGCGCCCGGCGTAGATCGAGGATCCCAGGAGCGCCGATATCGGTGGCCTGTATAGCCATTTTGGCACGCAGATCGGCGATGTCGACCGGGCCGGAGGTATGCCCGGCCGGTTCGAAGCGCCGATTGCGCCGCGATTGCGCCACCACGGCGTTCACCGGTGGACCGGCGTAGAACATCCCGCCCGGATGTGAGACGTGATACGTGCAGCCGCCGCGCGACAGACCGGTCTCCAGATCCACCACATCGAAGATCAGCGGCGCGTCCACGGTGATCGTCGGATGCAGTGACTCCGGCGGCTGCCAGGCGCGATACCGAACCCCGCCGACCTGGACATCGGCCTTACCGGTGGCCATCAGCGGAATCGGGAAGCCATTGCAGGTCACCGCGTAGCGGCCGCGATCGGCCCCGGTCACCCGCACCTGCATACGCTCCACCGAGGAATCCACATAGCGGGCGGTGCCCGCGGCGGTGGTCTGCTCCCCCAGGGTGTTCCAGGGTTCGATGGCCCCGCGCAACTCCATCTCCATATCCCCGAGTACCACCGTGCCGAACCTCGGAAAACGGAATTCGGCGAACGGATCCAACCAGCTGATATCGAATTCGATACCGTGCGAGCGCAGATCGGCCGCGACATCGGCGATATCGGCGGTCAGAAAATGCGGGAGCAGATAGCGGCCGTGCAGATTCGCGCCGTGCCGCAGCAGCGGCGCGGTGTACGGGTGCTCCCAGAACCGCAGCACCAGGGCGCGCACCAGCAGTGACTGCACCATGGCCATGCGGAAATGCGGTGGCATCTCGAAGCCGCGCAACTCCACCAGACCGAGGCGTCCGCGCGCGGAGTCCGGGCTGTAGAGCTTGTCGATACAGAATTCGGCGCGATGGGTATTGCCGGTGAGATCGGTGAGCAGATGCCGCAGG is a genomic window containing:
- a CDS encoding EamA family transporter, whose translation is MTNRDRLLGLAVVVLWGLNFLAIRVGLDHFQPFFFAALRFAVIAVPVLIFVPRPRVPWRWLLLYGVGFGILQFAFLFSAMRAGMPTGLSSLVLQSSAPFTVLLGAVFLRERLRGIQLLGIAVAMAGMAVIGWDRSHQAALLPLILTLLAGLGWAFGNLGSRMAAAPAEGVNPLHLTLWMTVVPPLPMFALSALTEGPATGLRDLADSFSASGWPAYAALAYIVLLGTIAGSGLWTYLMSRYPAGTVAPLSLMVPVVGIAASWAFLHERPSAISLLGAAIVIAGAFTATSARAAKSANAAPEPVAGPSPRLTPAKSAPRLAEV
- a CDS encoding LLM class F420-dependent oxidoreductase produces the protein MSIRLGYQMPNFSYGVPPRELFAAVTAQVREAEAAGFDAAFVMDHFYQLPLLGTPDQPMLEAYTALSGLAAATSRIQLSALVTGNTYRNPALTAKTVTTLDVVSAGRAVLGIGAGWFELEHQAYGFEFGTFTERFERLEEALQIITPMLRGQHSTFDGRWYHTKDAMNEPRVRDDLPIMLGGGGEKKTFALAARFADHLNIICNASELPRKLDALHARLDEAGRDRATLETSFLAFVIVDEDGDRARKVQADLLARQGITDLSALPVEALRQTPADRQFVGTPDEVAEQLRSRVLDHGIDGLIVNLVTNGHEPGTVELAGRALAPLVRD
- a CDS encoding hydroxysqualene dehydroxylase; amino-acid sequence: MTGQRLSVTRRTVLRGAVAAGALAGTAATLRPTPASADPGRSVVVLGGGVAGLTAAHELAERGFDVTVYERRALGGKARSIPVPGTGRDGRPELMGEHGFRFFPGFYRHIPDTMRRIPFAGNANGVWDNLVAAPEARFSRRNADDVILPLGRAGRIWATPDDFRETVGSAIATSTKMSQLDALYFANRLLVFNTSCDARRYGQWDKVSWRDYVGAGRRSTEFRMLLSRTLTTLLVAAKDDLASTLTIGNMGEQFLGNPLEVANDGALDRLLNGATNEAWIDPWVARLRDLGVKFATGAVRGLDIADGRITAARIVDGSGAARQVEADYFVSAVPTEVARTLWSPEILDRRPDLAGMSQLMVDWMTGIQFFLKRETNIARGHVAYVDSPWSLTSIAQNQFWARTPITGFGDGTVQDCLSVDISDWNTPGTLYGKPAKECTHDEIAREVWAQLKAHLNDQRELLTDADLHSWFLDTGITWDAGSKRNANADPLLINTAGSWALRPESHQAEIENLFLAGDYVRTNVDLATMEGASEAARTAVNALLEVSGSNAPRCQLFKLYRATELEPFRQLDIARFKAGQPNLFDAPR
- a CDS encoding LysR family transcriptional regulator, producing the protein MSVERLRVLRELADRGTVAAVAEALSMTPSAVSQQLKVLAREAGVALLEPDGRRVRLTDAGRALVVRADEVLAAMEKAAAEMASYRGSPRGQVRVALFPSGAALLLPHVLAELAGTGVEMIAADEDVPPVEVPRLLADYDVVLTHRDERSASIGGARVASRVLMREPIDVVVGPEHRLAEHGAVVPAELSDETWLSVRGGFPVDDVLRSIATVTGVQPRIAQRLNDFTVIEALVASGYGIALMPRYAVRHAEVVMLRLAGVRAARLYDLATRPHAEKRPAVATVLAAFERAARRATR